The window CTTTTACATTTGATGTGTCAAAGACGATCAAAGTTGGAAAAAATGAAATAAGGCTCACAGTCACAGACCCAACCGACACGGGGACTCAATCACGAGGAAAACAAAAACTTAAACGAGGTGGGATTTGGTACACACCGCAATCAGGAATTTGGCAAACCGTTTGGATGGAAAGTGTTTCCAATGATTATATCAAAAGTATCAAAATGATTCCCAATATAGAAACAAAATCTTTGGAAATCGAAATTGATACCGAAAGTGATGTCGTATCCATCCAAATTCTCGATGGGGAAGAGGTAATCGCAGAAGGTTCCAAAAAGCACGCAACATTATCGATTCCTAATATGATTTTATGGACTCCAGAAAATCCAAAATTGTATAACATATCAATACAAACAAAAGATGACAAGGTGTTCTCATACTTTGGGATGAGAAAGTTTTCGATTGGATATGATGGAAAATTCAAACGATTGTATTTAAACAACAAACCTTATTTTCATAATGGACTATTGGACCAAGGATATTGGTCTGATAGTTTATTAACACCACCTGACGATGAATCGATGATAAAAGAGATTAGCCTGATGAAGGAAATGGGTTTTAATACGTTAAGAAAACACATCAAAATTGAACCTTTGCGCTGGTATTATCATTGTGACCGAATTGGAATGTTAGTCTGGCAAGATTTTGTTTGTGGTGGTGGTCCTTATGAAACATGGAAGGTGGCTTACCTACCTTTCATCGGCTGGAATACTGATGACACAAAACACAGATTTTTAAATCGCACAGATGAAGTAGGCAAAAAAGAATTTATCTCTGAAATGGACCAGACGGTAAAACTTCTATTCAACACAGTTTCTTTAGCAGTGTGGGTTCTGTTTAATGAAGGTTGGGGACAATTTGATAGCATCCAACTGACTAAACAATTAAAACATTTGGACTCCACAAGGACCATCGATAGTGTGAGCGGTTGGTATGACCAGGGAAAAAATAGTAGTGATCTAAAGAGTTTACACCTTTACTACCAAAAGTTAAAAGTACCTAAAAAAGACCCAAGGGTCATCGTATTATCAGAATTTGGTGGTTATTCATTAAAAACTGAAGGTCATGTATTTGATGAGAAAAAATTATTTGGCTACAAAATTCTACCGGATAAAGCCACTTTACAATGGGAGTATCAAAAACTGATTGAAAATGAACTTTTACCACTGATAAACAAAGGTCTTAGTGCATCGATCTATACCCAAGTAAGTGATGTAGAAGAGGAAATCAATGGACTTGTAACATACGATAGAAAGGTAGTTAAGTTTGATATTCCATTTATGAAAGAACTCAATTCAAAACTTAAATTTAATTAATCTATCAGAATGTCATTAGAAACTGTTCTTTATACGATCTTCGCTATCATTCTGTTTGGATTTATTTTTTATTATTTTGTTGATGTGATTGAGTTTCCAAAACTTAGGTTTCATGATTCCGAATTATCATCGAAGATCATTTCACAAACTCCTAGCCTCACCAAACGTTATGTACCTACATTCTGGTGTTTCAATCAACATTTAATGCTATTATTATTGATGTTCCGAGAGTCCAAGTCCAAACTTTTTCTCTATGATAAAATTGAGCATCTAGAAATGAGAGATGGAGGAACAACTGGACTTGCGTGGTCTGGCTTTCACGCAGTCAACCAAAAAGACGCAACTCCAATCGTGGTTGTTTTTCACACCATTAGCGGTGATGAGCAAGACATAAAATCAACAGTATCACATTTACGAAAAACTTTGAATTGGATAGTTGTAGTTTGTATTAGACGAGGTCATGGCAACTTACCCCTAACAAAACCCATCATCAATACAATGGGTTCTACTTCCGACTTAAAAGAACAACTCAATCATATTCGAAGATTATTTCCGAATAAACCATTGTTTGGTGTTGGAATTTCTGCTGGTTCTGGATTACTTGCAAGATATTTGGGTGAGTCTGGAACAAAAAGTATGTTCAGTGCAGCAGTTGCAGTTTCACCAGCATACGATATCGAAAAGGCTTTTCATAGAGTACATCCTGTATATAGTAAAATCATGGGGCAACGTATGATTAATTACTTCCTAAAGAGACATTACGAGAGTTTTGCAAAGGTAAAAGGCACGGACGAATTATTAAAAGTAAAATCGCTTGGTGAGTTCCAAGACAAACTTCATTCCATTTCTGGATTCAAAAACAAAGAGTCCTATTATCAAAAATCAAACCCAATCCTTGTCACGAGCCAAATCAAAACACCTTTACTTGTGCTCAATGCAGCCGATGATCCGATTTGTGTGAATTTGAATGTTTTAGAAAATTTACATTGGTTAGAAAGTTTAAAAAATACAATCCATGTGCATACGAAACGCGGAAGTCATATTGCATTTTTTGAAGGAATTTTTGCAAAATCTTGGTCCAATCGTTTGATCGGAGAATATTTTTTCTCCGTTTGGGAACAAATTACAAAAAATCAATTGGCTTTGAAAAAAAATAAGATCATTCCAAAATGATGCAACGTTTACTTTACATCACGCTCTAAAACAAAAAAGAAAGGTTGTTTCATTCCTTTGAAATCCATACATCCAAAAAGTGTATTTTGATTTACTTTTTTAAATACGTCATGAATGGGTAGATGATCATAAATCATTGCAGAGGTGACTTTTCCTCTGAATTCAATTTGTCTGACACGCGCTTTCGATTTTGATGTTTGGAATAAAAATCGGAACAAAAGAAATGGAAATCGGAGTGGCCAAAGATTTGTAGAAGGAATCAGAGTAGCAAGTCTAACTGGCATTAAAGAAGGATTCACTTTAAAGAGAGTTTTCCCAAACGATTTAAAAACTAACGGATGAACATTTTCTGAATCAACAAATTCTTTCCCATACCAATTAAATGTTTCCAAGGCACCATCCATAGTATGACCGGTATGAAAACCTGAACCATGCCAACGCCCCATCATTTCTTCTATACTAACGACTTCTAAAGCATCAAAGAGTGCGAATGAATCCTCTATAGAATTGTTCTTTTTAGCTCGCATTTCTTGGAATTTGGTTTCGAGAGATTTGTGATTCATGATTTCTTTCCTAATCCATCTTTTTCATCTGTTTCCTTTTTAGGAAATGTTTATCGAATCAAGGAAATAATTTTCGTAACTTTCCTCTGGAAGTGCATCGCCTAAAATTCAATCATTTTGATGGAATCTCTACTTTCTTCGAAAACAAGAACCAATCGGTCACACATTCAGCCAAAAATGAATCGTAATCAACACCATTCGTTGGGTTGAAAAAAATATTCCATATGTTATACTCTCTCTATGAATGTATCTGATTCTGAAATAAAATCCTTGTTACAATCTTACAAATCCATTACCGTCTATGGTTTGAGTCATGATCCAAGTAAACCGAGTCATTATGTACCAGTTTTCATTAGAGAAAAAGGATGGAATGTTTTGGGAACCTATCCTAAAGAGCATAATGTCGGATCCTTTCCCATCTTTAAAAATTTGAACGAGATTCCGAAAGAAGATCGAAAGTTCATCGATGTTTTTCGAAGTTCTGACAAAATTCCAGAAGTGGTAGACGAGATTATTGCGTTAGGTGGCACCGAGGTTTTATGGTTACAATTAGGTATTTCCCATCCTGAAGCTGAAAAAAAAGCGGAAGATGCTGGAATCAAAGTTGTTTCCAACCGTTGTCTCATCATCGAATACAATCGATTTTTTTAAGTCGCAATCAAATCGTAAATTCCCCATCCCCAGGATGGATTAAATTGTAACCTAACAAAATAAAACGAACTAAGATCGTTTCCTTTGGATGCAGAAAGTTTGATACGAAAAGGGGCATTCCCGACACGTTTCAGAACCTTCACTCAATGGAAAATCCACCTCATCTTCCAATAGAAACACTCTGGTAAGAACAGAATTCCACTCCCAGCGAGCGGACGTTCCCCTGATTTTGAGTCTTTATCTCATTTCTGATTGCCAAACCAACCCATCTACGGGAATATGGCCGTATGCATATCGATCTTGAGATTCATTCTCATATTTTTACACTGTGCAAACCTTTTTCTTGCCGAAACCGACGGAGGATCCATCCAAAGAAACGACCCTACCTTACGATCGTTTGCGTTTGTTTGGTTGTCTTTTTTCCCATTATCATCTGGGCACAAACAAATGACCCCAATCCTAAACAAAATGGAAACCCCGAATTCAAAACGGAAGCGGAGAATTTAAAAAAAGAAAATGGAATTCGTGTCACGGGAAAAAAGGACAAACGAGACCAGGAGATTTTACGAACCCCGAATAGCATCAGTCGGTTGAATGAACAAGAAATCCAAGATGCTGGTATCAATCGAACCAATGACATTGATAAACAAGTTCCTAATTTTTCCATCATTGATTCAGGCTCTCGAAACTTTACCTATTTTAATATTCGCGGAATGCGAAGCATTGCATTCAGTGAACCAGCCGTTGGTTTGATTTTAGATGGAATCCCTTTGAATGATAATGTGGCATTGAACACAGAGTTGTATGGGCTAGAAAATATTGAGGTTTATAGAGGAAGCCAAGCAACTTTATTTGGGAAAAATTTCCAAGGTGGAGTTGTAGAGATCAAAACTAAAAAACCTACAAATTTACCTGAAGGAAAGATCACATTAGATTTTGGAAATTATAAAAAGCAAGAAACTTCAGTATATTATAATGCTCCAATCATAAACGACAAATTATTTTTTGGAGTCGCCGGGAAAACAACGGAACGAGAAGGATATTTATCCAATGTAACTGGATTTTATTATCCTAACAATCGACCATACGAACTTCCTGTAGAAATTTATAAAACTCATCCCGATGGTAGAAAAGGAAGAGCTGGAAGGTTTCGATTGTATTTCACTCCAAATGAAATGTTTGAAGCTGATTTACAAGTGAGTGCGGAAAGTTTTGATGATGGATCACTCAATCTTGTCAATTATTTAGGAGCCAAATCAGAAAGAGAAAAAGCTCTTTTACAAGGCTGTGTTGCGGCCCCAACAAATTGTTCCAAACTCTATGGAACATATGTAAACCGAGTTAATGGAGATCGAAAGGTTTATTGGGACTATGAAGGAAAAAGTAATGTAACAGGGAATACTTACTCACTGGCAACAACGACTAAATTACCATTCACCAATTTAAAAACCGCTTCTGCGATTCGAAAGATGGACATTGATCCCATCACAGCCGATTCCGATTTTACGAAAATTGACCAAAATCGATCCATTTACGTTGAAAAATCGACTACATTTCTTAATGACATCTATTTTGAATCGAAGGACAAACATGATCCGCTTCAATTTAAAGTTGGTATTTATGCATCAAATAAAATCACAAACATAGACCAAGCGAGAGAACACCGTGTCCAATTATATGTCATAAACGATTTTCCTGGATTGAGTGCACCTACCCGAGAAAAAAATTTATCAAGACTACATGATCGAAATGTAAGTTTTTACACGCATAACAGCTACACATTTTTTGATAAATTTACAATTACATTAGGGGCAAGAATAGAAAGACAAGAGAGTAAGTTATCCCATACGGAACAAGCCGTTGGAGTATCACCATTCAATCCTATCGGTGAAACTCTGATTTTGTCTGATCCATATTCGATTAGCAATCGCTATAACTACAATGTATCCAGGATTATATTCGATTATAAACCAATCGAAAATTTAATGTTTTTTGTTGGTTTTAGTCGAGGTTATAAGAACGCAGGATATAGTACTGTTGTCAATCAACCTTCTAAAGCAAGTTTCAAACCTGAAATCAATGATACAATTGAAGCGGGTATAAAGTCAGAATTTTTTAAAGGTAAATTTGGTTTAAAATATACACAATTCTACACTGAAACACAAGACTTCCACGTAATCAGAGCAATCAATCTTTCACAATACGTAAACCTAAATGCTGAAATGGTTACGATACGAGGATATGAACTCGAATCTTTTGTAAAACCACAGAAAGACACAAAACTTGGGTTATCCGCCGGTTATACTGAAGGAATATTTAATAAATTTCAGGATACCGTTCTCAATCGAAATTTTAACGGCAAATGGGTTCATTTTATACCAAAATATGACATTGTCAGTTACCTTCAATATCGTAACGATTTAGGAATCTTCTTCCGAGGTGAATTCCAAGCAGTTGGGCAAATGTATTTTGCCGCTGATAACACTGTCTATAGCGACCCCTACTATGTTTTAAATGCAAGAATCGGATACGAAACTGATAAATTATCCGCATACTTATATATGAATAATATCAACGATCGATATTACTTCACTTCATATATCGATGGTACTTTTCAAGCGGTGCCCGGTGCACCAAAAACGTACGGCTTTATGTTAACTTATAAAATTTAATTTCTGGAGAACAATATGAAAACAAAAATCAAATCCCTACTTCCAATACTATTCATTGGTATGAGTGTATTCCAATGTGACCTTTTTGATCCAAAGTCAAAAATAACAAACAATGAGTTGGTCGAAATTGTAACATTGCAACAATTGAATGCAAATAGTATGAGTGAAGGTCAAAGATTAGGTCTCACAATTGCTTATAGCCATCGATTTAGTATTAAAAATGGGCCACATCTATTTTGCCGTGAATATTCAACAGCTTATCTAGAAAAACAAGCGGAATGGGAATTAAATATAGAACAAACTTATACAACGATTGGAAATGCAATTGGAATTGAAATTGTTGTGGAACGAATCAACGGACCATGTGCGATCAATAACAAAATCAGTGCATGTCATTATGACGGTGTGGATGGAATTAATGATTTAATTCCTTATGCTTATTCAACAGAAGGTGAACATGATTATTTACTCCCTGCTTATGTTTATTATGGAATTACCAATCTAAAAAATGCAAAAGAAGCATGCGAAGGATATAACGGAACATATGTATGTTATGATCCAAGCAAATGCTGGCAATAGTTAAAAAAACTCATCGCTGAACAAAAGAGCCCAATTCATTCGATTGGGTTCTTTGATTTAAATACCTTCTTTTGTTTTTCCTTTTTTGATAGAATACCATAATCCCGCTCACTGATAAAATTGCAGGTGTTAATCCAAATAATACCCATATGATTTTGCTGATATGATTTGCAAATGTACCGAAATGGAGAGGCCGGAAGGCATCCAAAATTTGATTGATCAATGCCTCTTTTGAAATATCAACAAAACGAATCATTTGATTTGAATCTGCATTAAATAATACATAAGATCCATAACGACTTTCCCATCCTTTCGAATCGTATGAATTCCCATAAAAACCAATAGGTTCCTCTTCTGAATGATGCGGAAAGGAAATATAACCTAAATGAAAATTTTCGATTTGATTTTCACAATTGATGATCAATTGATCAATGGACTTGGACTGCGACCAAAGACCATGTACA of the Leptospira biflexa serovar Patoc strain 'Patoc 1 (Paris)' genome contains:
- a CDS encoding glycoside hydrolase family 2 protein; the protein is MKVPHPEYPRPQLQRDSYLNLNGEWFLGHHKQGEPLEYQHKIIVPFSPETKASGLGNFILKPDEVLFYKREFEIDANFLKEITFLHFGAVDYSCICYLNGIEVGYHQGGFLPFTFDVSKTIKVGKNEIRLTVTDPTDTGTQSRGKQKLKRGGIWYTPQSGIWQTVWMESVSNDYIKSIKMIPNIETKSLEIEIDTESDVVSIQILDGEEVIAEGSKKHATLSIPNMILWTPENPKLYNISIQTKDDKVFSYFGMRKFSIGYDGKFKRLYLNNKPYFHNGLLDQGYWSDSLLTPPDDESMIKEISLMKEMGFNTLRKHIKIEPLRWYYHCDRIGMLVWQDFVCGGGPYETWKVAYLPFIGWNTDDTKHRFLNRTDEVGKKEFISEMDQTVKLLFNTVSLAVWVLFNEGWGQFDSIQLTKQLKHLDSTRTIDSVSGWYDQGKNSSDLKSLHLYYQKLKVPKKDPRVIVLSEFGGYSLKTEGHVFDEKKLFGYKILPDKATLQWEYQKLIENELLPLINKGLSASIYTQVSDVEEEINGLVTYDRKVVKFDIPFMKELNSKLKFN
- a CDS encoding YheT family hydrolase, yielding MSLETVLYTIFAIILFGFIFYYFVDVIEFPKLRFHDSELSSKIISQTPSLTKRYVPTFWCFNQHLMLLLLMFRESKSKLFLYDKIEHLEMRDGGTTGLAWSGFHAVNQKDATPIVVVFHTISGDEQDIKSTVSHLRKTLNWIVVVCIRRGHGNLPLTKPIINTMGSTSDLKEQLNHIRRLFPNKPLFGVGISAGSGLLARYLGESGTKSMFSAAVAVSPAYDIEKAFHRVHPVYSKIMGQRMINYFLKRHYESFAKVKGTDELLKVKSLGEFQDKLHSISGFKNKESYYQKSNPILVTSQIKTPLLVLNAADDPICVNLNVLENLHWLESLKNTIHVHTKRGSHIAFFEGIFAKSWSNRLIGEYFFSVWEQITKNQLALKKNKIIPK
- a CDS encoding DUF4334 domain-containing protein encodes the protein MNHKSLETKFQEMRAKKNNSIEDSFALFDALEVVSIEEMMGRWHGSGFHTGHTMDGALETFNWYGKEFVDSENVHPLVFKSFGKTLFKVNPSLMPVRLATLIPSTNLWPLRFPFLLFRFLFQTSKSKARVRQIEFRGKVTSAMIYDHLPIHDVFKKVNQNTLFGCMDFKGMKQPFFFVLERDVK
- a CDS encoding CoA-binding protein, whose amino-acid sequence is MNVSDSEIKSLLQSYKSITVYGLSHDPSKPSHYVPVFIREKGWNVLGTYPKEHNVGSFPIFKNLNEIPKEDRKFIDVFRSSDKIPEVVDEIIALGGTEVLWLQLGISHPEAEKKAEDAGIKVVSNRCLIIEYNRFF
- a CDS encoding TonB-dependent receptor; the encoded protein is MHIDLEIHSHIFTLCKPFSCRNRRRIHPKKRPYLTIVCVCLVVFFPIIIWAQTNDPNPKQNGNPEFKTEAENLKKENGIRVTGKKDKRDQEILRTPNSISRLNEQEIQDAGINRTNDIDKQVPNFSIIDSGSRNFTYFNIRGMRSIAFSEPAVGLILDGIPLNDNVALNTELYGLENIEVYRGSQATLFGKNFQGGVVEIKTKKPTNLPEGKITLDFGNYKKQETSVYYNAPIINDKLFFGVAGKTTEREGYLSNVTGFYYPNNRPYELPVEIYKTHPDGRKGRAGRFRLYFTPNEMFEADLQVSAESFDDGSLNLVNYLGAKSEREKALLQGCVAAPTNCSKLYGTYVNRVNGDRKVYWDYEGKSNVTGNTYSLATTTKLPFTNLKTASAIRKMDIDPITADSDFTKIDQNRSIYVEKSTTFLNDIYFESKDKHDPLQFKVGIYASNKITNIDQAREHRVQLYVINDFPGLSAPTREKNLSRLHDRNVSFYTHNSYTFFDKFTITLGARIERQESKLSHTEQAVGVSPFNPIGETLILSDPYSISNRYNYNVSRIIFDYKPIENLMFFVGFSRGYKNAGYSTVVNQPSKASFKPEINDTIEAGIKSEFFKGKFGLKYTQFYTETQDFHVIRAINLSQYVNLNAEMVTIRGYELESFVKPQKDTKLGLSAGYTEGIFNKFQDTVLNRNFNGKWVHFIPKYDIVSYLQYRNDLGIFFRGEFQAVGQMYFAADNTVYSDPYYVLNARIGYETDKLSAYLYMNNINDRYYFTSYIDGTFQAVPGAPKTYGFMLTYKI
- a CDS encoding LIC_11695 family lipoprotein, with product MKTKIKSLLPILFIGMSVFQCDLFDPKSKITNNELVEIVTLQQLNANSMSEGQRLGLTIAYSHRFSIKNGPHLFCREYSTAYLEKQAEWELNIEQTYTTIGNAIGIEIVVERINGPCAINNKISACHYDGVDGINDLIPYAYSTEGEHDYLLPAYVYYGITNLKNAKEACEGYNGTYVCYDPSKCWQ